The Phycisphaerales bacterium AB-hyl4 DNA window ATGGGGGGTGGCGTCCGCCGCGAGGCCGTTGGCTGTGATCGTTGCGACGCGTGCGCCGGAGCTTGCCCGGGCGCTGATCAGGTTGAGGCTGTATGACACGCTCGAGTTGAGATTCCCCAGGACGATGTACTTCGTGGTGGCAGTGGACCAGAAGTAGTCGCGGGCGACGTCTTCGTAGATCGTGTCGGCGTAGGGCGTGCCGCCGGTTGCCTGGTCCATGCTGCTGGTGGCCCAGGTCGCCCCCCCGCTGCTGGCGACGAACAGCAACGTCGTGCCATCGCTGAGCACGATCGGGTTGTCATGATCCGGCGCGGCGACGGTCTCCCAATCGCCACCGGCCACATGGGCGTCGTTCATGTCCACCATGAGGGCCGCTTCCGTCGAGGCGCTCGTCAAGCCAAGCGTGACGGCCAGCGCCAAGGCGAGACCACTTACAGACGATTTTCGCAAGATGCAGGTTTTCAACGTC harbors:
- a CDS encoding PEP-CTERM sorting domain-containing protein, translating into MKTCILRKSSVSGLALALAVTLGLTSASTEAALMVDMNDAHVAGGDWETVAAPDHDNPIVLSDGTTLLFVASSGGATWATSSMDQATGGTPYADTIYEDVARDYFWSTATTKYIVLGNLNSSVSYSLNLISARASSGARVATITANGLAADATPHNGVNFNSYYDGWVDGVVLTWSNLTPDSNGEITLAFDPNTTDSYFINGFVLVPEPASMVLFGTGVLLLTARRRRA